One genomic window of Vespula pensylvanica isolate Volc-1 chromosome 12, ASM1446617v1, whole genome shotgun sequence includes the following:
- the LOC122633287 gene encoding protein abnormal spindle isoform X2, protein MINVTPESKKDTKSFDSGTNDLHFTLVLGPFQPQTRITMETFVNTTVQCYLTIKNISNKALTITVTKKPDEDRYIDLDISHATIQSNSNAVISIKWSPKKVGCWRDVLQFTDSRRIKYDVAIITTAKNSTTKCNKQQPLIPLSSRQLTNRNRKTYEEKKISRNKSTYQESFSSFDKQIKKDVSRLQSIQNEENIANMCMNYKHTTESFKKECDNIFSKKNSDEFLKFIDSSAFNLTVVNTDQKLSNNKKEFVNQMQSIASIISEDIEIRRETYVKETAHSKSISITDRKEIYEDSLSPQVLNNSSEFSILMNNLALEPTNILETSSNQHRTSTKDTFICNNYTDNCVETMSVQTDGNGTYNLSPTLSINSISNQNLNSVSNRSLDLSIRTQNLELWQPKQLSENFNSSSPIKSLKNEWANTPCTGVLPSSSPIPSTSNFNIKQYSTKYKDSATVKDVLEADLWVKANNNHKTKMEIRRNIDFGTTVQERFISTSENVTLNKTQTFDTEKSSGICIEISPPKRYFHTKTLSRKVSPKKYGQYGKEKSMHKGIIKKKVYSNTPTKKNVNVSIPGVRISKLSLANVIKKKTLDIAPDRSKENNSKFQDTDNLFTKFCNPDPFAACVTEDPFLSSTMYYDEKWVCNQEITFKKWLNALLSPPEDLNTDIETSCIDIGKVWQSCKLLENSILAETKEALSARYHTDLRLNALRKAANAMYRKKEIVHVLSRTTVCVEKGILTIRLDRDLHRDIGLQKEMLELFLSYNPLWLRIGLETIYGENIPLHSNNDLVGLTRFILTRFFSDPFLKKSYPNAYHRKQQHTTFITQMNKFMLKKFLFLVYFLDYSKINKLIRHDPCLFHKKANIKDSRGILLAFSREVLSGIGDLTKVLRSYEYVVSYKQTYLDEFDYAVTSIQSDLRDGVRLCRVMELISGRSDLTRQCRMPTISRLQKIHNVDIALKALLQCSYVLTGNIDARSIADGHREKTLSLLWQIIYKYQAPRFEKAAQCIQNWWRAVLWYVRIRNYTRTYKNNAACIIQRAWRRTLTRRKLILLKEEYIRKLQRKEKAVRFLQNKWRHSIRGIRDRRRFLLIRSATIKLQKWWKRIHECRLDVQDFQNKREASIVIQRQWRALKEMRVQRVTYINMRIACIVIQTYWRATLLMKFDHMNYLKYRNTVVFIQNRWKFKKMYDKIKKERCKELKAIHTIEIWWKSILIMRHERNNFVIMKDAANIIKRWWIAVLQEKKYQTVHRSAVIIQKYWRKTLARNEYLKKKVAVVKIEAWYKCIMVKRIIHRNILKIKNAAICIQRWWKNINITQKQRNNYLELRKATISLQKRWRTLVLSRSIRQQYLSKKRACIVIQTWWRMIKTKQQYKYLLHKRNIAAIILQRKWRSTLLMKQEQREYKKLKLCTIKVQKHWRALQSAKREYYKFCALKSATIYVQRLFRANKISCHIRQSYVRLRQSTIVIQSYWRMKVAYKRFITKKRAALTIQAHWRAYVIGKKVYLNYELLKFVTIKVQRRYRSIKISRKLAQEYDALRKATIWLQVKWRAKLIARAQRNELRMYHSAAKTIQNWWWQILFIKKCKFIDFKDKKEGQDLLQFTVRQMYSSIIISVIKIQRWWRNIREKRLYYEKRIRAASIIQKWWITILRTKKKTLAATIIQAAWKGYRIRQKESVHMSEVRQRLKTATITASPHATLAHRYQQSIDILKKFNKIGQLSMCLASLGLITRLSPKECITLCEHNLVDNIYETYVKSNRSLPWAIVCLRATDILITLAKFPPTRSYVCMPRYALPTVKLLHDKLDHEELSLHVATLMWLLIKEEEYKKALTCSQSIWLLNSIYKKIIKGKDKLAHYSEILRKQTNLFPSSKPDWSLFHKQLRIFTTIENAITAILEQLDIKEHLS, encoded by the exons ATG ATTAATGTTACACCAGAAAGTAAAAAGGACACAAAGTCCTTTGATAGCGGCACTAATGACTTACATTTTACTTTAGTATTAGGACCATTTCAACCTCAAACGAGGATAACAATGGAAACTTTTGTAAACACAACTGTACAGTGTTATTTGACtataaagaatataagtaataaagcTTTAACT ATAACAGTTACAAAGAAACCGGATGAAGATCGATATATAGATTTAGATATATCTCATGCAACGATCCAAAGTAATAGCAATGCAGTAATATCTATCAAATGGTCTCCTAAGAAAGTTGGTTGTTGGCGAGATGTCTTGCAATTCACAGATAGTCGGCGAATTAAATATGATGTAGCAATTATAACTACTGCTAAAAATTCTACAACAAAATGTAATAAACAACAGCCTTTAATACCTCTATCATCAAGACAATTAACAAATAGGAATAGAAAAAcatatgaagaaaagaaaatatccagaaataaaagtacataCCAAGAAAGCTTTTCAAGCTTTgataagcaaataaaaaaggatgtTTCAAGATTGCAAAGTATTCAAAATGAAGAGAATATTGCAAATATGTGTATGAATTATAAACATACAAcagaatcttttaaaaaagaatgtgataatattttttcaaagaagaatTCTGATGAATTTTTAAAGTTTATTGATTCTAGTGCTTTTAATTTAACTGTTGTAAATACAGATCAAAAACTttctaataacaaaaaagagtTTGTAAATCAGATGCAAAGCATTGCCTCCATTATTTCagaagatatagaaatacGTAGAGAAACATATGTGAAGGAAACTGCACATTCCAAAAGTATTTCTATTacagatagaaaagagatatatgaAGATTCATTATCACCACAAGTTCTAAATAATTCATCAGAATTTTCAATCTTAATGAATAATCTTGCTTTGGAACCTACTAATATATTGGAAACTTCATCAAATCAGCATAGAACTTCAACAAAGGATACattcatttgtaataattatacagaTAATTGTGTAGAAACAATGTCTGTTCAAACTGATGGAAATGGAACATATAATCTAAGTCCCACACTATCAATTAATAGTATATcaaatcaaaatttaaatagTGTGTCAAATAGATCATTAGATTTATCTATTAGAACACAAAATCTTGAATTATGGCAACCAAAACAATTAtctgaaaattttaatagttCGTCGCCGattaaatctttgaaaaatgaatgGGCTAATACTCCTTGCACAGGAGTGCTACCTTCATCTTCACCAATTCCAAGTAcatcaaattttaatataaagcaatattctacaaaatataaagattCAGCAACTGTAAAAGATGTCTTAGAAGCAGATTTATGGGTCAAAGCTAATAATAACCATAAAACAAAGATGGAAATACGTAGGAACATTGATTTTGGAACTACTGTTCAGGAAAGATTTATAAGTACATCGGAAAATGTAACATTAAACAAAACACAAACTTTTGATACAGAAAAATCATCAGGAATTTGTATAGAAATATCACCTCCTAAACGATATTTTCATACTAAGACATTATCACGTAAGGTATCACCAAAAAAATATGGACAAtatggaaaggaaaaatctATGCATAAgggaattattaaaaaaaaagtttactcAAACACTCCCactaaaa aaaatgtaaatgtatCAATACCAGGAGTTAGAATCAGTAAACTATCATTGGCAAAtgtgattaagaaaaaaactcTTGATATAGCACCAGATCGatccaaagaaaataattctaaatttcAAGACacagataatttatttactaaaTTTTGTAATCCTGATCCATTTGCAGCATGTGTTACAGAAGATCCATTTCTTAGTAG taCTATGTATTATGATGAAAAATGGGTGTGCAATCAAGagattacatttaaaaaatggtTAAATGCATTATTATCTCCACCTGAGGACTTGAATACCGACATAGAAACAAGTTGTATTGACATTGGCAAAGTATGGCAATCATGTAAACTGttagaaaattcgattttagCTGAAACTAAAGAAGCTCTTTCAGCAAG ATATCATACCGATTTACGTTTGAATGCATTACGAAAAGCTGCAAATGCTATGTAccgcaaaaaagaaatagttcaTGTGTTATCGCGTACAACCGTTTGTGTAGAAAAGGGAATATTGACTATAAGATTGGATCGTGACTTGCATAGAGATATtg gattacaaaaagaaatgctggaattatttttaagttatAATCCATTATGGCTAAGAATTGGATTAGAAACTATCTATGGCGAAAATATACCATTACATTCTAACAACGATTTGGTTGGTCTTACGAGATTTATTCTCACAAGATTCTTTTCTGatccttttttaaaaaaaagttatccAAACGCTTATCATAGAAAACAACAACACACGACATTCATAActcaaatgaataaatttatgttaaaaaagtttctttttttagtttactTCTTAGATTATTCTAAGATTAATAAACTTATTCGCCACGATCCATgcttatttcataaaaaagcaaatattaAAGATAGCAGAGGCATCCTGTTAGCTTTTTCTCGAGAAGTCTTAAGTGGTATTGGTGATCTTACCAAGGTTTTGAGATCATATGAATATGTTGTGTCATATAAGCAAACGTATTTAGATGAATTTGATTATGCTGTAACAAGTATTCAAAGTGATTTACGAGATGGTGTCAGACTTTGCCGAGTTATGGAATTAATCAGTGGACGGTCGGATTTAACGCGCCAATGCAGAATGCCGACGATTTCACGTTTACAAAAGATACACAATGTTGATATTGCTTTGAAAGCACTTTTACAATGTAGCTATGTTTTAACTGGTAACATTGATGCAAGAAGTATTGCTGATGGACATAGAGAAAAaacattatcgttattatggcaaattatatacaaatatcaaGCACCAAGATTCGAAAAAGCTGCACAATGTATACAAAACTGGTGGCGTGCTGTACTGTGGTATGTTCGTATAAGGAATTATACacgaacatataaaaataatgcagCTTGTATTATACAGCGAGCATGGAGAAGAACATTGACTAGAAGAAAACTGATccttttaaaagaagaatatataagaaaattacaaagaaaagagaaagctgTTCGATTCTTACAAAACAAATGGAGACATTCAATACGTGGTATTCGCGATCGTAGAAGATTTTTACTTATTAGGTCGGCTAcaataaaattgcaaaaatGGTGGAAACGAATACACGAATGTAGATTAGATGTTcaagattttcaaaataaacggGAAGCTTCGATCGTTATACAGAGACAGTGGCGAGcattaaaagaaatgagagtACAGAGAGTGACTTATATTAACATGAGAATTGCATGTATTGTAATTCAAACATATTGGCGAGCAACgcttttaatgaaatttgaccatatgaattatttaaaatacagaAATACTGTTGTCTTTATTCAGAATAGatggaaatttaaaaaaatgtatgataaaataaagaaagaacgatgCAAAGAATTAAAGGCTATTCATACAATAGAAATATGGTggaaaagtattttaattatgagacatgaaagaaataatttcgtgaTTATGAAAGACGCTGCTAATATAATTAAGAGATGGTGGATAGCCGTtctgcaagaaaaaaaatatcaaactgTGCACAGATCTGCTGTTATTATTCAAAAGTATTGGAGGAAAACATTAGCgagaaatgaatatttaaaaaaaaaagtagctGTTGTGAAAATAGAAGCATGGTATAAATGCATTAtggtaaaaagaattattcatagaaatattttaaaaattaagaatgcTGCAATATGTATACAACGGTGgtggaaaaatattaatattactcaaaagcaacgaaataattatttagaacTTCGCAAAGCAACGATATCATTGCAAAAGCGGTGGCGTACTTTAGTTCTTTCCCGATCAATTAGACAGCAATATCTATCTAAAAAAAGAGCATGTATAGTAATTCAGACTTGGTGGAGAATGATTAAAACTAAACAACAATATAAGTATTTGCTACATAAACGGAACATAGCAgcaattatattacaaaggAAATGGCGTTCTACATTGTTGATGAAGCAAGaacaaagagaatataaaaaattaaaattatgtacaataaaagtacaaaaacATTGGCGAGCTTTACAAAGTGctaaaagagaatattacaAATTCTGTGCTCTGAAATCTGCTACTATTTATGTACAACGTTTATTTAGAGCTAATAAAATTAGTTGTCATATTAGACAATCGTATGTCCGCTTGCGGCAAAGTACAATCGTTATACAATCATATTGGAGAATGAAAGTAGCATACAAAAGATTCATTACCAAGAAACGAGCAGCTTTAACAATACAGGCCCATTGGCGAGCGTATGTTATAGGCAAAAAAGTCTATTTAAATTATGAACTATTGAAATTTGTAACAATTAAAGTACAGCGTCGTTAtagatcaattaaaattaGCAGAAAACTTGCTCAGGAATATGATGCTTTAAGAAAAGCTACTATATGGCTGCAAGTTAAGTGGAGGGCTAAATTAATAGCAAGAGCACAGAGAAATGAATTAAGAATGTATCACTCTGCTGCTAAAACAATTCAAAACTGGTGGtggcaaattttatttataaaaaaatgtaaatttattgattttaaagataaaaaggaaggacAAGATCTTTTACAATTTACTGTGCGACAAATGTATagtagtataataatttcagttataaaaattcaaagatgGTGGAGAAATATACGTGAAAAACGTTTATATTATGAAAAGCGAATTCGTGCAGCTAGTATAATTCAAAAATGGTGGATTACTATTTtaagaactaaaaaaaaaacattagcAGCTACAATTATACAAGCTGCATGGAAAGGGTATCGAATAAGGCAAAAAGAATCTGTTCATATGTCAGAAGTACGGCAAAGATTAAAAACGGCCACAATAACAGCATCACCACATGCAACATTAGCACATCGTTATCAACAATCAATTgatatacttaaaaaattcaacaagATTGGTCAACTCTCAATGTGTCTTGCTTCATTag GTCTGATAACTAGATTATCACCAAAGGAGTGCATTACTTTATGTGAGCATAACTTGGTTGACAATATTTATGAAACATATGTTAAAAGTAATAGATCATTACCTTGGGCAATAGTCTGTTTACGAGCAACAGATATACTTATTACACTTGCTAAGTTTCCACCAACAAGGAGTTATGTCTGCATg CCAAGATATGCATTACCAACAGTAAAACTACTACATGATAAATTGGATCACGAAGAGTTATCTTTACATGTAGCAACACTAATGTGGTTACtcataaaagaggaagaatataAGAAG GCACTTACATGTTCACAGTCCATCTGgttattaaattctatatataaaaaaattattaaaggaaAAGACAAGCTTGCACACTACtcagaaatattaagaaagcAAACTAACTTATTTCCAAGTTCTAAACCTGATTGGTCACTTTTCCATAAACAACTTCGTATATTTACAACCATTGAGAATGCTATAACAGCAATACTTGAACAACTGGACATAAAAGAACATTTATCTTGA